One stretch of Streptomyces sp. 135 DNA includes these proteins:
- a CDS encoding ABC transporter ATP-binding protein translates to MSSGRSLSSSLLLEDVTLTYPDGAGRLTALDGVGLDVPGGTLTAVVGPSGSGKSSLLAVAATLVTPDRGRVVVDGVETAALSRAEKAELRRRRLGIVFQQPNLLASLTASEQLELMAHVDGGRRRRGAAGRVRERARELLAAVGLAGEADRRPHQLSGGQRQRVGIARALMNGPAVLLVDEPTSALDHERGAAVLELLAGLTRERGTATVLVTHDRAGLAVADRVVGMVDGRLGAGAGAA, encoded by the coding sequence ATGAGTAGTGGTCGGTCGCTGTCGTCGTCCTTGCTGCTGGAGGACGTCACGCTCACGTATCCCGACGGCGCGGGGCGGCTGACCGCGTTGGACGGGGTGGGGCTCGATGTGCCGGGCGGGACCCTGACCGCGGTGGTGGGGCCGTCCGGGTCCGGCAAGTCCAGCCTGCTCGCCGTCGCGGCGACGCTGGTCACGCCGGATCGGGGGCGGGTGGTGGTGGACGGGGTGGAGACGGCGGCGCTGAGCCGGGCCGAGAAGGCGGAGCTGCGGCGGCGGCGCCTCGGCATCGTCTTCCAGCAGCCGAATCTGCTGGCCTCGCTGACGGCGTCGGAGCAGTTGGAGTTGATGGCGCACGTGGACGGGGGGCGGCGTCGGCGAGGTGCGGCGGGCCGGGTCCGGGAGCGGGCGCGGGAGCTGCTGGCCGCGGTGGGGCTCGCGGGGGAGGCGGATCGGCGCCCACATCAGCTGTCCGGCGGGCAGCGGCAGCGGGTGGGGATTGCGCGGGCGTTGATGAACGGGCCGGCGGTGTTGCTGGTCGATGAGCCGACCAGTGCGTTGGATCATGAACGGGGGGCTGCGGTGCTGGAGTTGCTGGCGGGGTTGACGCGGGAGCGGGGGACGGCGACCGTGCTGGTCACGCATGACCGGGCGGGGCTGGCGGTGGCGGATCGGGTGGTGGGGATGGTGGATGGGCGGTTGGGGGCGGGGGCGGGGGCGGCTTAG
- a CDS encoding IclR family transcriptional regulator produces MPTSSANDALAEVAASKPPAASGGVQSLERAFDLLERMADAGGEVGLSELSASSGLPLPTIHRLMRTLVACGYVRQQANRRYSLGPRLIRLGESASRLLGTWARPYLARLVEETGETANMALLDGDEIVYVAQVPSKHSMRMFTEVGRRVLPHSTGVGKALLAHTPPEEVRALLARTGMPAATEKTITTPEGFLDALEEVRRAGYAVDDNEQEIGVRCLAVPVPDSPTAAAISISGPAGRVTEAATEKIVPVLQQVAVELSSALASAGSGVSP; encoded by the coding sequence GTGCCGACGTCAAGCGCCAACGACGCCCTTGCTGAAGTCGCCGCCTCGAAGCCTCCCGCCGCGAGCGGTGGCGTTCAGTCACTGGAGCGCGCCTTCGATCTGCTCGAACGGATGGCGGACGCGGGTGGCGAGGTCGGCCTGAGCGAGCTCTCCGCCAGCAGCGGCCTTCCCCTCCCCACGATCCACCGCCTGATGCGCACGCTCGTCGCCTGCGGGTACGTACGCCAGCAGGCCAACCGCCGCTACTCGCTCGGCCCGCGCCTGATCCGCCTCGGCGAATCGGCCTCGCGGCTGCTCGGTACGTGGGCGCGGCCCTATCTCGCGCGGCTCGTCGAGGAGACCGGGGAGACGGCCAACATGGCGCTGCTCGACGGTGACGAGATCGTGTACGTGGCGCAGGTGCCGTCCAAGCACTCCATGCGGATGTTCACCGAGGTCGGCCGGCGGGTCCTGCCGCACTCCACGGGTGTCGGCAAGGCGCTGCTCGCGCACACGCCGCCGGAGGAGGTGCGGGCGCTGCTCGCCCGTACCGGGATGCCGGCCGCCACGGAGAAGACGATCACGACGCCGGAAGGGTTCCTCGACGCGCTCGAGGAGGTCCGCCGTGCGGGGTACGCCGTCGACGACAACGAGCAGGAGATCGGCGTACGGTGCCTTGCCGTGCCGGTGCCCGATTCGCCCACGGCGGCGGCGATCTCGATCTCCGGTCCGGCGGGGCGGGTGACGGAGGCGGCGACGGAGAAGATCGTGCCGGTGCTGCAGCAGGTGGCGGTGGAGCTCTCCTCGGCCCTGGCCAGCGCGGGCTCCGGCGTCTCGCCCTGA